Part of the Vicia villosa cultivar HV-30 ecotype Madison, WI unplaced genomic scaffold, Vvil1.0 ctg.000637F_1_1, whole genome shotgun sequence genome, CTCAGTTCCTGTTAAGAAGACACAAAAGTATAAAACAGTTGATGATGATCAACCTTATGTTTCAATTTTGGTTTATGAGGGTGAGAGAATGGTTGCGAGTGAGAACAACTTGCTTGGTTTGTTTCATCTATCAGTTCGTCGTGCACCTCGTGGACTTCCTATCCAGGTATGCTTTTCTATTGATGCAGATGGAATATTAAACGTGTCTGCAGAGGAAGAAACAAGTGGCaataagaaaaatattacaaTAACTAATGAAAATGGAAGACTGTCCAGCGAAGAAATAGAGAGAATCATAAAGGAAGCTGAGCACTTCAAGTCTGAAGATATGAAGCATGTGAAGAAGGGTAAAGCGATGCGTGCTTTGGACGACTATCTTTATAATATGAAGAAAGTAATGAAGGATGATAGCATAACTTCCAAGCTCACAGCTGTTGACAAAGTGCAGATCAATGCTGCAATGATAAAGGGAGAAGAATTGATTGATGACAAAGACCAGGAAACATCTATGTTTGTGGACTTTCTGAGGGAGCTTGAGAGTATCTTTGAATCAGCTATGAAAAAGATCAACAAAGATTACTCTGACAACGAAAGTGATTCTCATTCTTAatgatcaatttttatttatttcatttcagTTTTTATGAATTCAGTGTCTAATGTTGGACCTGCTTGTTTTGTTTTCTGAATTATGTACTTTGTTTTCTGCTCAATGGTTACGTTCCTAGAGAGTATTATGGTCATTTTCAGAATTATGAACTTTATTAAACACTTAATACTCACTGATTGAATTTCTTTTCATGCATCATTGACTCTAGGGCTATATAGCCTAGAAACTTCAAAAATGCAGATTGATAATTTTATACAAAAGTCTGTTTTTTAAGTTAAAACtctaaatctaaaaataaaattttctcaaAACTGAGAGATACGTGTATAGATGTGAACTACAtagaaactaaaaaataaatctaAAGCTCGAAATTGAAGTTTGTGCAATATCGATGTGAAAGAGTAATCGATTTGGAGGAATATTGCGCTTGATGAATCAAGATTAGAAGTCGGTGGAAAAATGAGATTGAAAGTAGAACAACTAATATTTTATGGGTTTTACATCAAGTGTGATTTTCATTTTTGAGTTTTGTAAAAATATGAAGAAACATAGTTTTTTGTTTTGCAAAATTGGAGGATGACCATAGTGAATGATGATTTGTGCATTTTGTATTAAGAATGATGTTGGTTAATTGTTAAGGATTTGATCTTGGTAAGGATAAAAGACAGGATAGGATATAAGTATCATATCATATTTCAATTCAGTGTTTGCTGACACAATAGGATAGGATAAGTTAATCCTGAAGTTTATCTTATCATAACTCACTCgttcaaattgttatcctgaATATGATCTGGGTTAGAATTCGGCAGAATAGGATAAGAAAATGATTTGGTAATTTACccctataaaaataatttaaaataaaaaattaaatatgacaaaatataaataaaaatttattggatattaaattaaaaatattaataattaatttaataaaatataaaaattagaatATTCAAACGTGCCTTAAAAGTCTCTATCCTATCTTGCGCACCAAACGGGCCCTAAAAGTTTATTTCTCTTAAAATTGCAAATAGAGAACAACagtaataaaataagagaagACAACCAACTACACCAACCCAACCACCAACCAAGGGAACACACTCCGCaggaaacaaagaaacaacacaaaaattaaaattttgacagAGTTAGATCTCTCTAACCCAAGACACATGAAAAAGTAACAAGTCACACAAAACACAAGGAGAACACATCCAAGTTTCTTAGGCTTGCAAACATCCTCCACTTAACACAAACTATCTTAGAACCCCCTTTTCATCCCTCCAAAGAAACCTCCTCTAGATCTTCACTATCTTTATCCAGACATTGACATGCAttgacaaaaaaagaaaataagaatatagAGATGACATTAAGAACATAAGAGATATTTACTCCTTCATAAAGTGGAGGAAGTTGTGGAGTGGGCGCCCAATATTGGTGATGGTTTTTCGATAGCCTCGTGTTATGAGGTTTACGCGAGCAAACGCACTTTATTTGGGCCTAATTATAGATTTCATGAGGCGAAGGGGTTGGTTTGGAAGTCGGAGGTGCCTTTCAAGATCAAGGCTTTTGGGTTGAGGCTTCTTGCTAATAGGCTTCCAACAAAAGATCTTTTGGTGTTACGATGTATTTCTATTCCTCTTGATAATTTAAAGTGTTCTTTTTGTAGAATTGAGGGGGAAAGTCGGgatcattttattttttgcttGTTCGTATGTAAAGAATATTTGGAAGGAAATAGCGTTGTGGATAGGTAAAGGTGGGATAGAAGAACAGGAGAGCTTGTCGAGTTTTATGGATTGGCACTTGTTTTGTAAATAACAAAAGATAGTAGTAAAGAAGTTAGATTTGATTTGGTTGGCTACGGCGTGGTCTATTTGGTTGGGTAGGAATGGTGTTTGATTTCGGGAAGATGAATGGAATTTTGATGACTTGGTTTGGAACATCAAAATTTTGgtgtggaggtggtctttttgtggaGAGATTACTCATTTCAATTATTCGTATTACGATTTTGTTAAAGAGCCTTTGCGGTCCTTGTCGTAATTATAATTGCTTTGTAATTTCTCTCGTTGGGCGTTCGCCTCCTCTTTTGTaaacaggttggagaacccttagttctccggtTTATATAATATCTTGTTTACTAAAAAAATACATGCAAGGTCTAAGAAAGCTTGATCAGTATTGATCCGAATGAGAGAATTTTTGCCAAAATTCACCCGAAGACCTGAGGATGAACATATTGTTCACAACTTAAATGTCAACAATCTAAAGTACAATGAAAACATATAATTCAGTACATTTAGTGCATATCATACATGTTACTATCCTAAGGTTATAATTGTCATACtctaatttttgaccctaaaattCCCCAATCATTTGCATTCCACCTaatatcaagatcacaatcttgaggttcAACTTTAGCTTTCTGCCCACCTCACCTTTGGGGGGATCACCAAGAACCCGTGTTTGTTTAGTTTGTGAATATTTCTTTGTTATGTTATGCTAACCAAATTACAAAAAGATGTCTTTTTCCTTTAAAGCTTTGAGCACTGTAGGTGATTGAATCAAGTGCATCCAGACCTCTCATAAAGCTAGGGTGTTGAGGATCGACCCTCAATCCACTAATCATTCTTGGAAGCTAAATGATTTAAAACTCCAAGAGAGATATTTTTATCATCAAGTGTCATATCTTAAGAATCTCTCCACTTCATTTGATTAAGTTCATCTCATGAATATGTGGTTTGGTTCATCAAGAAGCTCcataggttcatgtgtttatttccatgccttcttcaacaagtttcatcaagATATAAGTCTCACAATAAAGTGTGCTTCAAGAAGACATCATTTCAAGGTCTTATGTACTTCCCATTCCTTGTTATGCAAAGAAATTTCAAGATATTCAAATTTGATCAAGAAGTTTAACATAATTCGACAAGTCCTTGATTCTATGATCACaagggcataactccctcaattttcaacatttttgagTGCTTCTTTTTGAAAATTATCCTCCTTGATATCATCAACAACTCTTCACAAATAAATAGGAAAATTTATGAAGAAAGTCATCAAAAGTGagaagacattataggtcctcctttGAAAGTTCAAGAAATTGTGTGTCCACTTAAAAGGCTCATAACTTGctcatttttttatcattttgagGCCATTCTTTTTGCATCGTAATCTTAAATGATTCTACTTCAATCCATctttaaagataaaaaatcaaattttgagtggaagaccatgaaagaaaggaaaaaattaTAGGTCATCTTAAGATGCCTAGGTTTTAAGGCATGCCATGTGTGCAAGACTGACCACAAGTCCAAATGGCTCAATTTTAAATTTCTCTTGCATATATTTTGGCTCTAAGCTTATTTTTTCCATTCCATACAACTTTAATTTTGGGACTTTTGATCAATTCAAGCTCTAAAGTACTCATTTGAGACATACataaaggtgtttgatgaaatgaccTCGCAAGATTGCCTTGTTTTTGCCCAAGTTGCCAAAGATATTTCGCTCAATTTACAAAACCTATGGAGGTGATTCTTTTTGCATTGTGTTAATCTTGATGAGAAGAGTATTTGGctcaatgaaaaatgaaaaacgcACAAGCCAATTGCAAGAAGGCTTGATTCAAAGTTGTGCATTCATGGATGgcaaaaacttagaaaatttctaattATTGAAGTAGTTTTTTTACCAACTTGAAAGACTTGTAACTTTATGCTCAAGTGTCCAAATGCAACATTTCCAAGCACATTGTAAAGTTTGTCAACTCATCTTCCAAATGCAAGAGGAATTATGCCATAAAGCCTCTTGAGGAAGTTGCCGTATGAATTTGAAGATGGTTACTTAGCGGAAGATTTCTCCATGATCagaatttgaaattattttaaaccaattaaaagTCACTTAAACACACGTTTTTGTTTCTAATCAAGTCTAAAAAGCTTCTAGAAGATGATTAGCAATGAAAACGTATGGAATTGGTGAGTTTTGAAGAATTTCAAGTCACATTTCATCTGTGTGAAGGGTGAATACGATTTGCATCAAAAAAGTATCATTCACCACACCTCAGCACTCCATTTCATTCTATCTATAAATAGGAACCTCCCTTCattcatttcacaagcttttgACAGCCAATTAACTCCTGCTAAGATCCCATTTGAAATCTTAAGCTtgaatttttgttttcatttccATACCTCAATCACTCAAAAACTCCATCCAGTTAGCTTCACCAACATTCACTGAAGCTAACCAATTCAAGAACAAGAAGAATCGTGACTTGAATCAAGTTCTTGAACTCCATTTTCAGAGCTTCAGAGTTGAGCTTCAACAGGTAGATTTCTCCACCATTTCGTTTCAAATTATTTGCTATAATGTAGCTCTTAACTTATTAATGCTCTTAGCACTCTTTAATTTCAACTGTTAGTGCGTTTGAACCATCTGTCTTCAAGAAATTTAGTTTTAAACTCTCCTAATTTTTCttaaattgagtgagatatgatttaTATAAATTTGGTGCGGGGATATGGGGGTGATTGTCTTGATGAGACACATCTATTGATACTACAATGAGCTCCTAATTTTATAGTTTCTTTGATCTtcgtttttctttttatttatttatttatttgttattcatttaatttaattttgttgataaattttaattatagattaataaataataatatcttTGGATTTGGTCTTTTGTTTTCcttttaaacaaataataaaatcatAATCAATCTTTTTAGAATCCTGAGCGCCCCTTTCCCCTTTTGGTCttttgaataataaattataaatggtcaaattattttgtaatttacaaaaaaattagttaaataaacttttttatgtatactattaataacaatttaacatattataaatgtttttaaaatagttttttttgcttagaaaatatttaacccgtgcctcgcacgggtctaagtatTAGTATTACTTTACTTATCAATAGTTATTCATGAGaatcaattaattcatatatatatatatatatgtatatagaggagggatcaaattacacccgaagagttacaccatatAGGTTTGCTAACGTAGATCCACTTGATTTTACGAAGGTTTATTTTAGCAATATGCACCTTAGGATccatttaactattttttaattaaagctTGCTAAAACACACCTTTATAAAATTAAGTGAGTGTATTTTAGCGAACGCTTATGGGGTTTGctaaaatacacccacttattttatgaaggtgtgtttcagtaacatgcaccttaaggtgcatttaACTATTTTGTAGTTAATATTTGTTAAAATAGACCTTAATAAAAATAAGTGGGTCTACGTTAGTaaatcccatatatatatatatatatatatatatatatatatatatatatatatatatatatatatatatatatatatatatatatatatatatatatatatatatatatatatataatattttttttagtcaTAAAAATAGCTAGTAATTAGAAAATAAACTCTAGAGATTAATAGACTTTAAGGATAATAACAAGTTTGTTCGTATGAGTGCTACTAAAATCTTTTCATGAAGAACATAATGTGCACGAACTAGTAGCTAAGTAGCTATAGCTAGAAGCtgaatagttttttattttttcatcccAACTTCCCGTTGAAGTATTAATTGGGAAAACAAAAATTGAAGTATTCTATGAGACATTAATTTATAGGAACAATAACAGCCGTGAGTTCTGATAGGAAGACATTAAAATAAACACAAGTTTCTTATTCCATGCAGTACATAAAAACCAACAAGAGATAATACACTCTCTTTAACTTCAAAAGTTTGAATTTGAGAACAGCATTCATTCTCTTAAAAGAAAATGGCAAAGAAATATGAGGGACCTGCTATTGGAATTGATCTTGGTACAACGTATTCATGTGTTGCTGTGTGGCAGGAGCAAAACAATCGAGCAGAGATTATCCATAATGAACAAGGAAACAGAATCACACCTTCTTTTGTTGCTTTCTCTGGTGATCAAAGGTTGATCGGTGATGCTGCTAAAAATCAAGCAGCTTCAAACCCAACCAACACTATATTTGGtgattatttatcttttttttttatcctGCATGGTTTGTTGTCTAGTTTGGTTATGTTATTTCTGTTCTATACTTACTTTACGAAAGATTAAATTATACAACgctaatattttttcattttacaGATGCAAAGAGGTTGATTGGAAGGAAATTTAGCGATACAGTTATTAGAAATGATCTTCAGTTATGGCCCTTTAAGGTTGTTGCTGGCAATGATGACAACCCGGTTATTGTTGTTAATTATAAAAATGAGGAAAAGCGCTTTGTTGCTGAGGAAATTTCATCAATGATCCTCACTAAAATGAAGGAGATAGCAGATAAATTTTTGGAGTCAAAGGTTAAAGATGCTGTGATTACTGTACCGGCTTATTTCAATGATTCTCAACGAAAAGCCACAAAAGATGCTGGTGTCATTGCTGGCCTCAATGTAATTCGGATAATCAATGAACCTACTGCTGCTGCTCTTGCTTATGGCCTTCAAAAGAGAGCTAATTGTGTTGAAGAGAGGAACATTTTCATCTTTGATCTTGGTGGTGGAACATTCGATGTGTCTCTTCTTACGATCAAGAATAATGAATTTGATGTCAAGGCTACTGCGGGCGACACTCACCTTGGAGGAGAGGACTTTGATCACAGAATGGTAAACCACTTTGTGAAGGAGTTCAAGAGGAAGCATAATAAGGACATAAGTGGAAACTCGAGGGCTCTTAGAAGGTTGAGAACCGCTTGCGAGAGGGCAAAGAGGACACTTTCATTTGATGCTGAGGCCACAATAGACATAGATGCTTTATCTGAAGGTATTGACTTTAGTTCATCAATCACTCGTGCTAAGTTTGAGCAACTCAACATGGATCTCTTTCATAAGTGTATGGACACCGTTGAAAGATGTCTCACTGATgctagaatgaagaagaaaaatgtaGATGATGTTGTACTTGTCGGCGGTAGTTCCAGGATTCCCAAAGTGATTCAGCTATTACAAGACCTTTTCAATGGAAAAGATTTATGCATGAGTATCAACCCTGATGAGGCTGTTGCTTACGGTGCTGCTGTTCAGGCTGCATTGTTAAGTGGAGGTATCAAGTCTGTTCCGAACTTAGTGCTGCGAGACATTATACCGTTGTCACTTGGTATATCTACAAAAGGAGATGTCATGAGTGTATTGATTCCGAGAAATTCCACGATTCCTGTAAAGAAGAAACAAGTATATCACACCTGTGAAGATGACCAGCGCGATGTCTCAATAGATGTCTACGAAGGCGAGAGAATGGTTGCGAGTGAGAACAATTTGCTTGGTTTGTTTGAACTCAAAATTCCTCTTGCTCCTCGCGGCCTTCCTGTAAATGTTTGCTTTGCTATTGACGCCGATGGTATATTGAATGTCTCAGCTGAGGAAGAAACCAGTGGTAATAAGAAAGATATTACGATAACGAAAGAAAATGGAAGACTCTCAACGGAAGAAATAGAGAGAATGATAGAGGAAGCTGAGAAGTTCAAGGCTGAAGACATGAAGTTTATGAAGAAAGTTAAAGCGATGAATGTTTTAGAGGATTATCTTTATAACATGAGGAAAGTAATGAAGGATGGTAGTGTTACTTCCATGCTTAGCTTAACTGATAAAATGAAGATCAATGCTGCAGTGACAAAGGGGAGGAATTTGATTGATGATAAGCAGGACAATGAAACATTTGTGTTTGTAGACTTTTTAAGGGAGCTTGAGATAATATTTGAATCTGCTTTGAATAAGGTCAACAAAGGTTACTCTGATGAGGAAAGTGACTCTGATTGATGACCACTTTAGCTGTTTATTTTGTCTTAACGAACTTCAGATTCTTCATGCATAGTATTGGGGATTTTTTTGTTAAGTTCGAGCAATACTTGTATTAGTATAGAGAGACGTCGATCATGTTTGAGGAAAATCCAAGTTTAGCCAAGAAATTACAATGCCAAAGTTATCGTAGATAATATAGCAGTAGACATGACGCATTACTCTGATTCATTGGAGGATTTAGAGACTCTTGCTTGTATCTTGTTTTTTCATAATTGATTAGCGAAGAACAAAATAATATGCACCAACAAGTGACAAGTTATGAATGTCGAAGGTGACGAGAGTGCTAGAACTTAATTATTTGTTGAACTACAAAAAATTAGCTTATTAGAGACCAGCCATAGAAATAAGGTATGTGAGACATTTATGCTGATGGAGAAATAGTGAAATCTATAGTTACAAATTAGACATGTAATTGATGTTTGAGTTCCAGAATGAATGTTTGATTAGATTTTGTAATGACCATATCATCAAAGTACGGAGAAGTAAAACAATACTTGTAGATGATCATTCaataaaaagaaagaagtcaTATTAACTTTGAATTAAGGAGAACCCGAGTAGGGCGGAACGAAATTTCTTATATTGTACCTTGAACACTTGTTTCAAACTATATAAAGGGGCCCTCCTAAGATAacatgactttttttttttttttttttttttgaaggcaAGACTAATTCCATTAAAACGAAACGAAAGAGGGATTACAAACAGAAGGATCAGTACTGGGGATAAAACCCGTCCAAGTCCTAGTTCCAGAGTGTTTGCCAATACTAACTAATTGATGTGCATCAGTGTTGACACACCTACTGATAAACATAACAGACACACTATTAAAGCTAGACATTAAAAGTTTGCAATCAAGAATAATAGGATTCAGTTCTGCATTGGTGACAACGCCGTTAATGCAGTCCACTACTGTCATAGCATCCGACTGGAGAACGAAATCCTTGAGTCCCAACTCCTTTGCCACTGACAGAGCCCATCGAATAGCCTGCGCTTCAGCATTAGCCGGGTCTGTAATGCTTATAATTCTCTTTGTAGCAGCAAGGAAAATATTGGATGTAGGATCCCGAATGACACAACCAAAGGAAACCACCCCTTCATCAAAGCAGCCTGCGTCCGTTTGAACGGTCCAGCCCTCATACCTTCTCAATGCAGAGTCGGCTTGTTGCCTGCTCATCCTTGAACTCAAGCATCCCACTGATTCCTCAGGGATAGAATTCCAAATGTCCATGGCCACCGCGCCTGGACATGGTTTCAGATTACGAAAGACCACACCGTTACGGACTTGCCAAATTTTCCACAAGAATATGGCAATCACTTGCCCCATCACCATGTCCTTGCTCTTATAAATAGCACTGAGCCAGTCTGCAATGTCTCCCGCTCCCGGAATACGAATTCCCAGTGGGCCAGCAAAGAGCGTTCTTCTAGCAAAATCACAATAGAGGAACAGATGAAGAGAGCTCTCTTGGTTAGAATTACACAGAGGACAGATTCCATCAGATGGTATACCTTTCTTTAGCAGGTTCAATTTTGTGGGCAGAATATCTTTGAAAAGCCTCCACAAGAAATTTTTTATCCTTGGATTCACTTGAAGTTTCCAAAGTTGTTTCCAGAAAAAGAGATTGTGTGTTGATGAAGATTCAGGGTCATTTTGATGGCTCAATGTTCTTTGAATATGGTAGGCTGTCTTCACTGAATAGGCTCCATCAATTTCATAGTGCCAGATAAGGCTGTCAGCAGGGAGTTGGTGAGAAAGAGATATACTGCTTATGTGTCTAACATCCTCCTCGCAGAAGTTTTCACGAAGAACATCCATATTCCAAGAAGCACTATTGGATTCTATTAGAGAGCTGACTTTGCTTGTTTCGTTTAGGACACGGGCTCTAGCAGAAGGTTTGAAGTCAGGTCGTGTCGGAATCCACCTATCCCCAAAGATACTGACATTCTCTCCGTTTCCAATCCGCCAACGAGAACCTTTCATGACCAGATCCTTAGAGCTCATAATACTGCGCCAGGCATAGCTTGGTTTGAATCCAGTGCTCGCATCTGTAATAGAACAACGGGGATAATAACGACCTTTGAAGAAACGCTGCAGAAGAGAACCATCCGCCTGTAGAAGCCTCCAGAACTGTTTTCCAAGGAGACTAGTGTTGAAGTCTTGGATACCTCTGAAGCCGAGTCCACCTTCCCTTTTAGACACTGTCAATTTGTCCCATTTCAGCCAATGTATTTTCCGCTCCCCTTCTTTAGAGCCCCACCAAAACTTGGCAAGCATTGCTTCAATTTCGGTGCAGACACTATCAGTTAGGCGGTAACAACTCATAATATACGTCGGTATAGCCTGTGCTACAGCCTTGATTAGGATTTCTTTGCCGGCCCTTGAgagaaacttttctttccaaCCTTTTACTTTCTTCCAAACCCGGTCAACCACCATTCGAAAAACCTCTTTTTTAGATCTCCCTAAAACCACCGGAAGCCCTAAATAATTGGAGTGACTGTTAACTCCTTTAAATCCCAGCTTATCTTTGATCCTTTCTCTAGCTTCTTCTCCAGTGTTTCTACTAAAAGAAACTTCGGATTTATCAGCGTTAATGCTCTGACCCGAGGCTTTTTGGTAAGACTCGAGGACCTGTTGAATACGAGCTGCCTCCTCTTCATTTGCTCTGGCGAACAACAAGCTGTCATCTGCAAAAAGGAGATGAGAGATGGTTGGGGAGTTCCTGGCTACTTTGATTCCATGTATCTTCCTCGCCTCAGCTTCATTTTTAAGCATACTAGAAAGTACATCTGCACAGATAACAAACAAATAAGGTGAGAGTGGGTCTCCTTGACGGAGGCCCCTAGCTGGGATGAACCGTTTGCTCGGCTGACCATTGATTAGCAATTGGTACGAGACTGTTGAAATGCATTTGTGAATGAGAGAGATAATGGATGGGGGGAACTCCATTCTACTCAAGGCTTCCACCACAAATCTCCACTCTAATCTATCATAAGCTTTAGACATATCAAGCTTCAACGCCATAGTTCCTTTTTTCCCTTTTGTTTTATGTTTCATCCAATGAAAGCACTCCATCGCTATTAACGCGTTGTCCGTTATAAGCCTTCCCTTTATAAATGCACTTTGCTCCTCGCTAATGATCTCCGGAAGAAAAGGCTTCATCCTGTTAGCAATTGCTTTGGTGACAATCTTCATGATCACATTGCATAGGCTAATCGGGCGAAAGTCTCTAGGGTTGGATGGATTTTTCCTTTTAGGTATGAGGGAGATAAATGTATTGTTAATGGCAGTAGGATCCCCATTTTCATTGAGAATTGCCAGCACGAAGCGGATCACGTCATTTCCAACAGTGGGCCAGAATTTTTGGAAGAACAAGGCAGGTAGACCATCCGGACCCGGTGCCTTGGTGGGGTGCATTTCAAATAGAGCCTCTGTGACCTCCGTAGCTGTAAATCGTCTAGCACATGAGATTTTATCATTCTCAGAAAGTTTCCGGCGGATAGAATTACAAAC contains:
- the LOC131630021 gene encoding heat shock cognate 70 kDa protein-like; this encodes MAKKYEGPAIGIDLGTTYSCVAVWQEQNNRAEIIHNEQGNRITPSFVAFSGDQRLIGDAAKNQAASNPTNTIFDAKRLIGRKFSDTVIRNDLQLWPFKVVAGNDDNPVIVVNYKNEEKRFVAEEISSMILTKMKEIADKFLESKVKDAVITVPAYFNDSQRKATKDAGVIAGLNVIRIINEPTAAALAYGLQKRANCVEERNIFIFDLGGGTFDVSLLTIKNNEFDVKATAGDTHLGGEDFDHRMVNHFVKEFKRKHNKDISGNSRALRRLRTACERAKRTLSFDAEATIDIDALSEGIDFSSSITRAKFEQLNMDLFHKCMDTVERCLTDARMKKKNVDDVVLVGGSSRIPKVIQLLQDLFNGKDLCMSINPDEAVAYGAAVQAALLSGGIKSVPNLVLRDIIPLSLGISTKGDVMSVLIPRNSTIPVKKKQVYHTCEDDQRDVSIDVYEGERMVASENNLLGLFELKIPLAPRGLPVNVCFAIDADGILNVSAEEETSGNKKDITITKENGRLSTEEIERMIEEAEKFKAEDMKFMKKVKAMNVLEDYLYNMRKVMKDGSVTSMLSLTDKMKINAAVTKGRNLIDDKQDNETFVFVDFLRELEIIFESALNKVNKGYSDEESDSD